The window AGTACATCACACTTCTCCTCTTTCAGCTAGAAGAGGTTGATTtgtacttcaaaaaaaaaaaaaagattaatatCACTTTGCCCCTTGACTTTGTCAGTTTAATTTATAagcaaaaaataaagaaaagtaGAGGTCAACAATAAACAGGCTAAACTAATGTGTCAATATATAGAGAAAAGCAACATAACAAGCTGTTCAATCCAATATGTAAGGTTTTGTCAAGCACAATAAATGGTAGGATTTCAAGTAGAAATTTCTGAAAAAGAATCTCCCTGTTTCTCTAATAATACGTATGTTTGGCGTTAAGTTAGGTCAATACACGATTGAGCAAAAGAATCCCTAGCTTCTGCAATCAGTGTGAAAAATGAAATTTCGTATTCTTCTTTTCCGGTGGAGCACGCCAAGTCTCCAACTATGTCAACAAACAGCTGATCCACCCCGATAGCAATCTACGGGATTATCGAATCTCTCTTCTACTAACAATTATAAACAGCATGATGAAGAGCTCACCTTCCATATATGCTGAAGGAAGTATCCCAATCCCAAACAACAAAACATGCATACAACAGGCAGGGCAATTTTACAGTTTACTTTACACTTGCACCAGCATTACCCAAAACTAAAATGACCAAATTCCGAATCTTCTAAGCTTTGAACCTTTTGAATTCAAACCAAATCTCGTAGTGGTTAAAAAGCAAGCTGTCATGGGTATGCTTCCCCAAATACTCCAGCCCTAAACTTGTAAGCCTTTTCGTACATTCATCACCTCCCAATCTCGAACAGAACTTAATATTATGCGAAACAAAAATTCGTCCATCATAAGGTTTCAGCTTATTCGCTAACCTTTCTAGACCAACCCAGACAAGATCACCAGGCATGTGAAGAAACACAGCACTCGCATATATTAAATCATACACAACTCCTGAACCGAACTTGGAGAAGTCCATATCTTCCCCTCGTAAAATCAGAGGTCGTTTGTATAGAAGACCCTGAGAAGGAAGCTCATATCTGAATGCAGCCATTAGAGAAAGGTCATCCCTTTCAAGACAGTGGAAGTGTTCAGGATTAAGATACCGGATAAAATGCAAGCCAACACGGAGTGTGCCGCATCCAATCTCAAGCACTTGTGAACCAGGTGAGAGATGGGCAGATTCAGCTAGGAATTCAAACACATCTCGCCCACCAGCCCAGGGCTCCCCATAGTTACTATGGTGCTCTTCCACAAGGAGAGCACCAGGGCAAGGAAGTGCAGTATGATTATTATCAGATTCTGGCTGCTCATAATGTGAGATGCCCTTGTACCTAGGAAATATAAGCAAATTAATTTTCAACACACTGAACGACCATGCATCATTTAGCTTCTAAGAAGTTGCACATAAGCATAAATCATATGATTAACCACAGTTCAGTTTCAAGGCCATAAACGAATAAATCAATTGCTTAGAGAATGAGTCAACTTGATCAAATGAAATGTCACACATTAATTGAAATGTCTAGACAGTAGATAGTACCGATCCTTTATGGGGAAAAGCATCCTGAGACCGTTAATCATTCTGATTTTGGTggattgagcccttgatctttcatttcAACACATCAAACCCCTAATCATTTATGTTTGGTCACGTTAAGCCCCTCATtgccaaattaattaattaactgtGAATGTCTAATTTTGTTAAAAGTGCATTACTCATTTCATTTTGTTTGTGtctaaattgtattttttaatgtTCGAAATAAGTTTTTACACTTtctatataaacacattacacatTAAAAAAACTGTTTTCAAACACCGTTGAAAAAGATTTCCAATGCAGATGAAATCAATAAAGCTCTTTTAACCAAATTTAATGTTCAAAGCTTAATTTTCTAGCCATGATCAAGGGGTTCAATATGTTGAAGCGAAAGATCAGATACTCAATCCACCAAAATTTATCTAAATGATCAGTGTGGCCTCAGAATGCTTTTTTACCATTGTTTATATCTTTCTTTTCCCTCTCATCAGTTAGGTCAAGCATCAAGTTCAAGTGCAAGTAAACCATTCACGAAACCCCTCAAGGGTAATAAACGCTACCAACATATCCATCACGCAAATATCACATGAATTCCTATGATCTAAGAAAAATTAACTTCGCCCGAGTTCAAAATTATTTGATACTGAAATGAAGCACATTCACACTATTCGATACTGAAATGAAGCACATTCGCATAGATAAACTCAAATCACATTGTTAACAAATTCAAAATCAGAAGGAAAGAGCTCTTACTGAATGAGATCTTGGAGTTGCTGAGCCCTAGTGCGAGGGTTAATTCCCTTTCTAAGAACATTCTCCTGCATATGTAATCCATTCACACGGATCTGATCCTTAACCCAGTCAATATCCTCTTTCGTCGTAGATATCTTCGCCTCAGATTCTCCAAATCCACCACCGGTGGAGCCACCGTCAGAGCGTTGTAGAGAAGGAACAGAAACCGGACAATCACATGAGGAtagagaagagaggaggaagaagagcatAATAGCTGCAACTGAGACCGACAGCACCAGAACTGGCACTGTAATCACTATTCCCTTCTGTGCCGGTGATGATGCTAAGATAGCCATTAACTTCTGGTCTTCTCGTTGGCCTCTGCTCTGCGTGTTTTGCGTGATTGTCGTTTTTGGTATCTCTAATTCCCTGTTTCGATCTACTATCTTCTTTCTTCCACCATTTTTACAGAGCtcctttttcaaaaataaaataaaatagaaatagaaatattttAATAGCTTGTCGTTTTGGGATTTGTAATCGGTACTGATGAGTTGTTCATGTGGTTGAACATTGTCGTTTTaacaatattatttttttaaacaattaaattacttacgttttgtttttttttttttttttatgaaaaatgtaATTGTTTGTTTCACAGAAAAATACTATCGCGAtatgattaattaaaaaattagtaCATCATAAAAAGTTGAATATACACCTTCAACATAGTAAGTCATGATAGATTTGAAATTGTTTTTGGCATAACGTCGGAAACAAACTTCATTTAGAATCGATTTTAAAGTCTTTTTCTTTAAGAATGATTTCATAATCTTTCAGAAGCCAGACCTATATGATGCTAAATGAAATTCTTCTGTTTTTCTACGAGATAACACTAATATTGGTGGAAAACCCACAATCAAGAAATATAAGAAAGAaccaaaaatttaaataaatagtagattgataaaaaaaattattcaataaagaaaaaaaacagagaaGTAAAGAAAATACTTTCTTCTAGCTACAAATTGAAAGAAAATCCCAAAACTTGAATGAAAAAGTTAAAGTTTTCTAGACCGTTAAGATTTTATCTCATATGcagatttttttaaaaagaaggTAAGATCCTGAAATATCCTTAACATTGAAAACAAGATTATAAAAAATGTCAGACGCTAATCGGACGGACATAACTCTCAAGAATTAATAATTAGTCGGAGATTAATCAGATCTGAGTTTGGGCTGTAATAAAAAAGGGGTGTACTTTGGACCACCTTCCACTTTTGAACCAGTTCTCGATCCCGAGTGGGTAGATAGGTTATCTAGGATAAGGTGGAGCTTCTTCCAATTTTTGGACCAATTCCCCCTTTGTACTACCAAAAATGACTCCAAAAATGATTGAGATAATGGTTACTCTATCCACGCTCTTCCGTAGGTCGAACACGGGTTCGATTCCCGTAAAGGATAGGTACTCATTCTCGACCGCACGCGCATAAACTGCCTCATCTGAATCCGCACCTTCACCATCATTTCATCCAAAGAAACGGAAAATACCAAAAAGTTCAAACTCACACCTAATATCCCGATTGTGATACTGCTTTTGTTCCCATAACAAGAAGAATTTTCTCTTTCCCTACCAAACTACTGCTCTTATGCCCTACGGGCTAAAGTACATCCCAAAAAAAGTTTATTTTTTACGGAGATAGATGTATACATGCAAGAAAACTGCCCGCGGAACTACCTTGGTGAAATAAGAACTGAAGCCCTATTCACAACTTTTTCAATCTATCTAGAGCGCCTAATATGTTGTTGCAGTCATTCTTTCTTTTAGCATCCAGAGCTACGTAACTGGAGGGCCCCTACAGGATAGTTACGAAACCTAGACAAACTTCGGTGCGGTACAGTGAACATATTCGTGGATGGGTAGTGCGCTATATCCGTTTTTGGTCAGTATGGTAAGCCAGTATAGGGCTGTTAACCTTACTTGACTTATGGCTAGCTTTCCGCCTTGTTACACAACTGAACTGGAGGGAGAGATTTCGAGGGAGACAAAAGAAGTATTCTGACAGTGAAGAATTGATCTATGAAGAAGCAGCTAAATCCGCCCGCTTTGAGCGAGAAAATGAACACATATTGATCATTGACCTCACATTAGTGGAGCGGtaaactgaaggaaaataggcaaacgtttggcagcggaaatataaaatttttacctatttcctttttccaagatccgttaatcgttatttcatataaggagggattgaacataaatacccttatgacgatcaatctaccgttgcaaacgaagtgcccacaacttcaaaagagatggaaactgtctaccaatcttcccctacccgaacagaccttccagacctccgaacgacaatcccaatGGTGAAAACGTGGAataata is drawn from Euphorbia lathyris chromosome 9, ddEupLath1.1, whole genome shotgun sequence and contains these coding sequences:
- the LOC136207097 gene encoding uncharacterized protein, with the protein product MAILASSPAQKGIVITVPVLVLSVSVAAIMLFFLLSSLSSCDCPVSVPSLQRSDGGSTGGGFGESEAKISTTKEDIDWVKDQIRVNGLHMQENVLRKGINPRTRAQQLQDLIQYKGISHYEQPESDNNHTALPCPGALLVEEHHSNYGEPWAGGRDVFEFLAESAHLSPGSQVLEIGCGTLRVGLHFIRYLNPEHFHCLERDDLSLMAAFRYELPSQGLLYKRPLILRGEDMDFSKFGSGVVYDLIYASAVFLHMPGDLVWVGLERLANKLKPYDGRIFVSHNIKFCSRLGGDECTKRLTSLGLEYLGKHTHDSLLFNHYEIWFEFKRFKA